In Mercenaria mercenaria strain notata chromosome 14, MADL_Memer_1, whole genome shotgun sequence, the following are encoded in one genomic region:
- the LOC123527126 gene encoding uncharacterized protein LOC123527126 isoform X1 produces MTMMSSFCDNIQSTFPSCHSEFCSSSVSRREVSSQGDRLGTSNECTASPDWMSVAGMDQWCLSNCKEGNDPDTCPESYCTCPEILETTSVTTVSANNLESSCIKWEATVAWSAVRGMNSWCQSSCSLGGMCPESYCLCIESLPTTTTVSSTSSTPTASSTTSTSATSTAPTTTNTPTTSTTSTSTPSTSSTTTTTTSTTSTLSTAPTTTSTPTTSTTSSTSTSSATTTTSTPSTLTPSTTATTPTSTPSSSTTNTPTISSTTASTSASSTSSTSVTTLAVQVVNITDSQAVVSQVVCDHADSLNQNLLTDRYCSQQAATVITGYNSGILDQVLKFAPKILCSLTNSAGRSDTCPNMFCGESPLSQQLIRSSLCSVCQQFSDTLAPSCATAYCS; encoded by the exons ATGACAATGATGTCCTCATTCTGTGACAATATACAGAGTACATTTCCCTCTTGCCATAGTGAATTCT GTTCAAGCTCTGTTAGCAGGAGAGAAGTCAGTTCTCAAGGTGATAGACTGGGTACCAGCAATGAATGTACTGCCTCTCCTGATTGGATGTCTGTTGCTGGAATGGACCAATGGTGTCTCAGTAACTGTAAGGAGGGAAATGATCCTGACACTTGTCCTGAAAGTTATTGTACTTGCCCAGAGATTCTTG AAACAACATCAGTAACAACAGTGTCTGCCAACAACCTAGAGAGCAGTTGTATAAAATGGGAGGCCACAGTAGCATGGTCAGCTGTACGAG GTATGAATTCCTGGTGTCAGAGTTCATGTTCCCTTGGTGGAATGTGTCCTGAATCATACTGTCTGTGCATAGAAAGTTTACCAACCACAACTACAGTATCATCAACGTCCTCGACACCTACAGCATCTTCAACAACAAGTACATCTGCAACTTCAACTGCTCCAACAACAACTAATACACCAACAACTTCAACTACTTCAACAAGTACACCATCAACTTCATCAACAACAACTACAACTACTTCAACAACAAGTACACTTTCAACTGCTCCAACAACAACAAGCACACCAACAACTTCCACTACTTCATCAACAAGTACATCTTcagctacaacaacaacaagcaCTCCATCCACCTTGACTCCTTCCACAACAGCAACAACTCCAACAAGTACACCTTCATCCTCAACAACAAATACACCCACTATATCATCCACAACTGCTTCTACTTCTGCATCATCCACAAGTTCAACTTCTGTAACAACATTAGCTGTCCAAGTTGTGAACATTACAG ACTCTCAGGCTGTGGTAAGCCAGGTGGTGTGTGACCATGCAGACAGTCTGAACCAAAATCTACTCACTGATAGATACTGCAGTCAGCAAG cTGCAACTGTCATTACTGGATATAACTCTGGAATTCTGG aTCAAGTTCTAAAGTTTGCTCCAAAGATCTTGTGTTCTTTGACAAACTCTGCCGGCAGGTCTGATACATGCCCTAACATGTTCT GTGGGGAAAGTCCACTATCTCAGCAGTTGATCAGGTCAAGTCTGTGCAGTGTTTGCCAGCAATTCTCAGATACACTCGCCCCTAGCTGTGCCACTGCTTACTGTTCATAA
- the LOC123527126 gene encoding uncharacterized protein LOC123527126 isoform X2, protein MSVAGMDQWCLSNCKEGNDPDTCPESYCTCPEILETTSVTTVSANNLESSCIKWEATVAWSAVRGMNSWCQSSCSLGGMCPESYCLCIESLPTTTTVSSTSSTPTASSTTSTSATSTAPTTTNTPTTSTTSTSTPSTSSTTTTTTSTTSTLSTAPTTTSTPTTSTTSSTSTSSATTTTSTPSTLTPSTTATTPTSTPSSSTTNTPTISSTTASTSASSTSSTSVTTLAVQVVNITDSQAVVSQVVCDHADSLNQNLLTDRYCSQQAATVITGYNSGILDQVLKFAPKILCSLTNSAGRSDTCPNMFCGESPLSQQLIRSSLCSVCQQFSDTLAPSCATAYCS, encoded by the exons ATGTCTGTTGCTGGAATGGACCAATGGTGTCTCAGTAACTGTAAGGAGGGAAATGATCCTGACACTTGTCCTGAAAGTTATTGTACTTGCCCAGAGATTCTTG AAACAACATCAGTAACAACAGTGTCTGCCAACAACCTAGAGAGCAGTTGTATAAAATGGGAGGCCACAGTAGCATGGTCAGCTGTACGAG GTATGAATTCCTGGTGTCAGAGTTCATGTTCCCTTGGTGGAATGTGTCCTGAATCATACTGTCTGTGCATAGAAAGTTTACCAACCACAACTACAGTATCATCAACGTCCTCGACACCTACAGCATCTTCAACAACAAGTACATCTGCAACTTCAACTGCTCCAACAACAACTAATACACCAACAACTTCAACTACTTCAACAAGTACACCATCAACTTCATCAACAACAACTACAACTACTTCAACAACAAGTACACTTTCAACTGCTCCAACAACAACAAGCACACCAACAACTTCCACTACTTCATCAACAAGTACATCTTcagctacaacaacaacaagcaCTCCATCCACCTTGACTCCTTCCACAACAGCAACAACTCCAACAAGTACACCTTCATCCTCAACAACAAATACACCCACTATATCATCCACAACTGCTTCTACTTCTGCATCATCCACAAGTTCAACTTCTGTAACAACATTAGCTGTCCAAGTTGTGAACATTACAG ACTCTCAGGCTGTGGTAAGCCAGGTGGTGTGTGACCATGCAGACAGTCTGAACCAAAATCTACTCACTGATAGATACTGCAGTCAGCAAG cTGCAACTGTCATTACTGGATATAACTCTGGAATTCTGG aTCAAGTTCTAAAGTTTGCTCCAAAGATCTTGTGTTCTTTGACAAACTCTGCCGGCAGGTCTGATACATGCCCTAACATGTTCT GTGGGGAAAGTCCACTATCTCAGCAGTTGATCAGGTCAAGTCTGTGCAGTGTTTGCCAGCAATTCTCAGATACACTCGCCCCTAGCTGTGCCACTGCTTACTGTTCATAA